One Oharaeibacter diazotrophicus DNA segment encodes these proteins:
- a CDS encoding amino acid ABC transporter permease: protein MTDVTAPSSPRRPIFVRDAFVTPQPPPASTIGPVAWIRARLFSGPVNSAITLVTLVFLAWALPPIIRWLFVDAVWTGDNREACLPVDGREVGACWAFIKAKFGQILFGRYPVEERWRVELTGLFFVVGLVMLAVPKIPWKGVTAYVMLVVFPIVGFYLLYGGTGFDPLAPWVVAAVLAVLAALPSFPFKRPVQVALALILPLLIADVVFGLIALPVVETSLWGGLMVTLVVAVTGIVASLPLGILLALGRRSKLPVVKFVSVVFIEFWRGVPLITVLFMASVMLPLFLPTGVNFDKLLRALIGVALFSAAYMAETVRAGLQAIPKGQYEAAAAMGLGYWQSMRLIILPQALKIVIPGIVNSFISLFKDTSLVLIIGLFDLLGIIQFNFTDANWATPNTGKTGFVFAAFVFWIFCFGMSRYSQYMERRLNTGRRR from the coding sequence ATGACCGACGTCACCGCCCCGTCCTCGCCGCGCCGCCCGATCTTCGTCCGCGACGCTTTCGTCACCCCGCAGCCGCCGCCGGCCTCGACGATCGGGCCGGTGGCCTGGATCCGGGCACGGCTGTTCTCCGGCCCGGTCAACTCCGCGATCACCCTGGTGACGCTGGTGTTCCTGGCCTGGGCGCTGCCGCCGATCATCCGGTGGCTGTTCGTCGACGCCGTCTGGACCGGCGACAACCGCGAGGCCTGCCTTCCGGTCGACGGCCGCGAGGTCGGCGCCTGCTGGGCGTTCATCAAGGCCAAGTTCGGCCAGATCCTGTTCGGCCGCTACCCGGTCGAGGAGCGCTGGCGCGTCGAACTGACCGGGCTCTTCTTCGTCGTCGGCCTCGTCATGCTGGCGGTGCCGAAGATCCCCTGGAAGGGCGTGACGGCCTACGTCATGCTGGTGGTCTTCCCGATCGTCGGCTTCTACCTGCTCTACGGCGGCACCGGCTTCGACCCGCTGGCGCCGTGGGTGGTGGCGGCGGTGCTCGCCGTCCTCGCCGCCCTGCCGTCGTTCCCGTTCAAGCGGCCGGTGCAGGTGGCGCTCGCGCTGATCCTGCCGCTCCTGATCGCCGACGTGGTGTTCGGGCTGATCGCGCTGCCGGTGGTCGAGACGTCGCTGTGGGGCGGCCTGATGGTGACGCTGGTCGTCGCCGTCACCGGCATCGTCGCCTCGCTGCCGCTCGGCATCCTCTTGGCGCTCGGTCGGCGCTCCAAGTTGCCGGTGGTCAAGTTCGTCTCGGTGGTGTTCATCGAGTTCTGGCGCGGCGTGCCGCTGATCACCGTGCTGTTCATGGCCTCGGTGATGCTGCCGCTGTTCCTGCCCACGGGCGTGAACTTCGACAAACTCCTCCGCGCCCTGATCGGCGTGGCGCTGTTCTCCGCCGCCTACATGGCCGAGACGGTCCGCGCCGGCCTGCAGGCGATCCCGAAGGGCCAGTACGAGGCGGCCGCGGCCATGGGCCTCGGCTACTGGCAGTCGATGCGGCTGATCATCCTGCCGCAGGCGCTGAAGATCGTGATCCCCGGCATCGTGAACAGCTTCATCAGCCTGTTCAAGGACACCTCGCTGGTGCTGATCATCGGCCTGTTCGACCTGCTCGGCATCATTCAGTTCAACTTCACCGACGCCAACTGGGCGACGCCGAACACCGGCAAGACCGGCTTCGTCTTCGCCGCCTTCGTGTTCTGGATCTTCTGTTTCGGGATGTCGCGCTATTCTCAGTACATGGAGCGCCGTCTCAACACCGGACGCCGACGCTGA
- a CDS encoding amino acid ABC transporter permease: MTLRDTAPAPLAAPSRAGSWLYDPTIRGIVYQVALALFLVLFGWWIFDNTVQNLRAANIASGFGFMSDRAGFDIAQKPIEFTPDDTHGRAFLVSLVNTLIVAALGIVGATVLGFFAGVARLSPNWLLSKVAMVYVETFRNVPLLLQLLFWYKAVLSVLPGPKQGVVLPLGSNLSNRGLIVPRPVPGDGFGAVEIAVLVAIAAVFVLARWAKSRQEATGQIFPTFRVGAAVVVGLPLVVFLLAGMPLSFEYPELKGFNFVGGFVFKPELMALLLGLVIYTGAFIAEVVRAGIMAISHGQSEAAFALGLKPGVTMRRIIIPQAMRVIIPPLTSQYLNLTKNSSLAVAVGYPDLVAVFAGSTLNITGRAVEVIFLTMGVYLAISLVTAAFMNWFNTRVALIER; this comes from the coding sequence ATGACGCTGCGTGACACCGCGCCCGCTCCCCTCGCCGCCCCGTCGCGGGCCGGCTCCTGGCTCTACGACCCCACCATCCGCGGCATCGTCTATCAGGTGGCGCTGGCGCTGTTCCTGGTGCTGTTCGGCTGGTGGATCTTCGACAACACCGTCCAGAACCTCCGGGCCGCCAACATCGCGTCGGGCTTCGGCTTCATGAGCGATCGCGCCGGCTTCGACATCGCGCAGAAGCCGATCGAGTTCACGCCGGACGACACCCACGGCCGCGCTTTCCTGGTCAGCCTCGTCAACACGCTGATCGTGGCCGCGCTCGGCATCGTCGGGGCCACCGTGCTCGGCTTCTTCGCCGGCGTCGCGCGGCTGTCGCCGAACTGGCTGCTCTCCAAGGTCGCGATGGTCTACGTCGAGACCTTCCGCAACGTGCCGCTGCTGCTGCAGTTGCTGTTCTGGTACAAGGCGGTGCTGTCGGTGCTGCCGGGTCCGAAGCAGGGCGTGGTCCTGCCGCTCGGCTCCAACCTCTCCAACCGCGGCCTGATCGTGCCGCGGCCCGTGCCGGGCGACGGTTTCGGCGCCGTCGAAATCGCCGTCCTCGTCGCGATCGCCGCCGTGTTCGTGCTCGCCCGCTGGGCCAAGAGCCGCCAGGAGGCGACCGGGCAGATCTTCCCGACCTTCCGCGTCGGCGCGGCCGTCGTCGTCGGCCTGCCTCTCGTCGTGTTCCTCCTCGCCGGGATGCCGCTCTCCTTCGAGTATCCCGAACTCAAGGGCTTCAACTTCGTCGGCGGCTTCGTCTTCAAGCCGGAACTGATGGCGCTGCTGCTCGGCCTCGTGATCTACACCGGAGCCTTCATCGCCGAAGTGGTCCGCGCCGGCATCATGGCGATCAGCCACGGCCAGAGCGAGGCGGCCTTCGCCCTCGGCCTGAAGCCGGGCGTCACCATGCGCCGGATCATCATCCCGCAGGCGATGCGGGTGATCATCCCGCCGCTGACCAGCCAGTATCTCAACCTGACGAAGAATTCCTCGCTGGCGGTCGCCGTCGGCTATCCGGACCTCGTCGCGGTCTTCGCCGGCTCGACGCTGAACATCACCGGACGCGCCGTCGAAGTCATCTTCCTCACCATGGGCGTCTACCTCGCGATCAGCCTGGTGACCGCCGCGTTCATGAACTGGTTCAACACGCGCGTCGCGCTGATCGAACGCTGA
- a CDS encoding amino acid ABC transporter substrate-binding protein — MNATSVKTLAVGALLATAAAVAPASAGTLDDVKAKGFVQCGVNGAGLQGFGAPDDKGDWKGLDVDMCRAVAAAVFGDATKVKFTPLNAKERFTALQSKEVDMLARNSTWTMSRDTQLGIQFTGVNYYDGQGFMAKKSLGVSSAKELNGASICVQSGTTTELNLADWFKANGLTFNPVVFEKQEEADAAYDSGRCDAYTTDASGLYSIRLKLTNPDDHVVLPEIISKEPLGPAVRQGDDQWAMIVKWSLYAMVTAEEFGVTQANVDEMKSSENPEIKRLLGLDGNFGEKIGIGADWAYNIVKAVGNYGEAFDRNVGAGSPLKIERGLNALWSKGGLQYAPPIR; from the coding sequence ATGAACGCCACTTCCGTGAAGACGCTGGCCGTCGGCGCACTGCTCGCCACCGCGGCCGCCGTCGCTCCGGCGAGCGCCGGGACGCTCGACGACGTCAAGGCCAAGGGGTTCGTGCAGTGCGGCGTCAACGGCGCCGGTCTGCAGGGCTTCGGCGCGCCGGACGACAAGGGCGACTGGAAGGGTCTCGACGTCGACATGTGCCGCGCCGTGGCGGCCGCCGTGTTCGGTGACGCCACCAAGGTGAAGTTCACCCCGCTCAACGCCAAGGAGCGCTTCACCGCCCTGCAGTCGAAGGAAGTCGACATGCTGGCGCGCAACTCCACCTGGACGATGTCGCGCGACACCCAGCTCGGCATCCAGTTCACCGGCGTGAACTACTACGACGGCCAGGGCTTCATGGCCAAGAAGTCGCTCGGCGTCTCCTCCGCCAAGGAGCTAAACGGCGCCTCGATCTGCGTGCAGTCCGGCACCACCACCGAGCTGAACCTCGCCGACTGGTTCAAGGCCAACGGCCTCACGTTCAACCCGGTCGTGTTCGAGAAGCAGGAAGAGGCCGACGCCGCTTACGACAGCGGCCGCTGCGACGCCTACACCACCGACGCCTCGGGCCTCTACTCGATCCGCCTGAAGCTCACCAACCCGGACGACCACGTCGTGCTGCCGGAGATCATCTCCAAGGAGCCGCTCGGGCCGGCGGTCCGCCAGGGCGACGACCAGTGGGCGATGATCGTGAAGTGGTCGCTCTACGCCATGGTCACCGCCGAGGAGTTCGGCGTGACCCAGGCCAACGTCGACGAGATGAAGAGCTCGGAGAACCCCGAGATCAAGCGTCTGCTCGGCCTCGACGGCAACTTCGGCGAGAAGATCGGCATCGGCGCCGACTGGGCCTACAACATCGTCAAGGCCGTCGGCAACTACGGCGAGGCGTTCGACCGCAACGTCGGCGCCGGCTCGCCGCTGAAGATCGAGCGCGGCCTGAACGCGCTGTGGTCGAAGGGCGGCCTGCAGTACGCCCCGCCGATCCGCTGA
- a CDS encoding Lrp/AsnC family transcriptional regulator: MDAVDRQLIAILRHDARRSVTDIAAELDLSRATVRARIARLEESGEIVGYTVVLRSDASVQPVRALVMVEVEGRALDRVVDALTGFPEIGAIHTTNGRWDAVCEISSASLTDLDALLRRIRLVPGVTASETTLLLATPRSTRARL, encoded by the coding sequence ATGGATGCCGTCGACCGTCAGCTGATCGCGATCCTGCGCCACGACGCCCGCCGCAGCGTCACCGACATCGCGGCCGAACTGGACCTGTCGCGCGCCACCGTTCGCGCGCGGATCGCGCGTCTCGAGGAGAGCGGCGAAATCGTCGGCTACACCGTGGTGCTGCGCTCGGACGCATCCGTGCAACCGGTGCGGGCGTTGGTGATGGTGGAGGTCGAGGGCAGGGCGCTCGACCGCGTCGTCGACGCGCTCACCGGCTTTCCCGAAATCGGAGCGATCCACACCACCAACGGCCGCTGGGACGCGGTCTGCGAGATTTCGTCGGCCAGCCTGACCGACCTCGACGCCCTGCTCCGGCGCATCCGCCTCGTGCCGGGCGTCACGGCCTCCGAGACCACGCTGCTGCTGGCGACCCCGCGCAGCACCCGCGCGCGACTCTGA
- the rocF gene encoding arginase, translated as MERSCILVGVPVQAGTGRRGCDMGPNAYRAAGLAEALADLGHGVVDRGNLAVTPSAVPAHPNPAIRNLAEVAAWTRHLADIAHAEAAEGVPIFLGGDHSLSAGTMTGLARRAREEGRELFVLWLDAHPDMHTLATTTSGNLHGVPMAYAAGIADFAPHLPAPPATLEPENVCQIGLRSVDPAEREALRRSGICVHDMRDVDEIGIAPLVRRFVERVVAADGIVHVSLDVDFLDPAIAPGVGTTVPGGATFREAHLAMEMLHDSGRVRSLDLVELNPFLDERGRTATLMVDLAASLFGRRVLDRPTPSF; from the coding sequence ATGGAGCGGTCGTGCATTCTGGTCGGGGTGCCTGTGCAGGCGGGGACGGGCCGTCGCGGCTGCGACATGGGTCCGAACGCCTATCGCGCCGCCGGCCTCGCCGAGGCCCTCGCGGACCTCGGCCACGGCGTCGTCGACCGCGGCAACCTCGCGGTGACGCCGTCGGCCGTGCCGGCCCACCCCAATCCGGCGATCCGAAACCTCGCCGAGGTCGCGGCCTGGACCCGGCACCTCGCCGACATCGCCCATGCCGAAGCGGCCGAGGGCGTGCCGATCTTCCTCGGCGGCGACCACAGCCTGTCCGCCGGCACCATGACCGGCCTCGCCCGCCGCGCCCGCGAGGAGGGCCGTGAGCTGTTCGTGCTCTGGCTCGACGCCCATCCGGACATGCACACGCTCGCGACCACCACGAGCGGCAATCTCCACGGCGTGCCGATGGCCTATGCCGCGGGGATCGCCGACTTCGCCCCGCACCTGCCCGCCCCGCCGGCGACGCTCGAGCCGGAGAACGTCTGCCAGATCGGTCTGCGCAGCGTCGACCCGGCCGAGCGCGAGGCGCTGCGCCGCTCCGGCATCTGCGTCCACGACATGCGCGACGTCGACGAGATCGGCATCGCCCCGCTGGTGCGCCGCTTCGTCGAGCGGGTCGTGGCGGCCGACGGCATCGTCCACGTCAGCCTCGACGTCGACTTCCTCGATCCCGCCATCGCGCCGGGCGTCGGCACCACCGTGCCGGGCGGCGCCACCTTCCGCGAGGCCCATCTCGCCATGGAGATGCTGCACGACAGCGGCCGCGTCCGCTCGCTCGACCTCGTCGAGCTCAACCCCTTCCTCGACGAGCGCGGCCGCACCGCGACGCTGATGGTCGACCTCGCCGCCAGCCTGTTCGGCCGCCGCGTGCTCGACCGCCCCACCCCGAGCTTCTGA
- a CDS encoding ornithine cyclodeaminase: MLNQVPFVSVHNMMRLVNGLGVERVLTDLAGYVEEDFRRWQAFDKTPRVAAHSADGVIELMPTSDGISYGFKYVNGHPKNLREGLQTVTAFGVLAEVATGYPRLISEMTILTALRTAAASAVAARALAPAGVRTMAVIGNGAQCEFQALAFKAILGVDRLRLYDVDPVATRKATRNLARYGFEIVEAASVAEAVEGAGIVTTVTADKRNATVLHDNLVGPGVHINAVGGDCPGKTELSADILRRADIVVEYAPQTRIEGEIQQLAPDHPVTELWEVLTGAKPGRTGRDRVTVFDSVGFAIEDFSALRYVHDRVSEHAGFVEQLDMIADPDEPRDLLGMLHRAETTGQVAA, encoded by the coding sequence ATGCTGAACCAGGTTCCCTTCGTCAGCGTCCACAACATGATGCGCCTCGTGAACGGCCTCGGGGTCGAGCGGGTGCTGACCGACCTCGCCGGCTATGTCGAGGAGGACTTCCGGCGCTGGCAGGCCTTCGACAAGACGCCGCGCGTCGCCGCGCACAGCGCCGACGGCGTCATCGAGCTGATGCCGACCAGCGACGGAATCTCCTACGGCTTCAAGTACGTGAACGGGCATCCGAAGAATCTGCGCGAGGGACTGCAGACCGTGACGGCCTTCGGCGTCCTCGCCGAGGTCGCCACCGGCTACCCCCGGCTGATCTCGGAGATGACCATCCTGACCGCCCTGCGCACCGCCGCGGCCTCGGCGGTCGCAGCCCGGGCGCTCGCCCCGGCCGGCGTGCGCACCATGGCGGTGATCGGCAACGGCGCGCAGTGCGAGTTCCAGGCGCTCGCCTTCAAGGCGATCCTCGGCGTCGATCGCCTGCGCCTCTACGACGTCGACCCCGTGGCGACGCGCAAGGCGACGCGCAACCTCGCCCGCTACGGCTTCGAGATCGTCGAGGCGGCGAGCGTCGCCGAGGCGGTCGAGGGCGCCGGCATCGTCACCACGGTGACCGCCGACAAGCGCAACGCCACCGTGCTCCACGACAACCTCGTCGGCCCTGGCGTCCATATCAACGCCGTCGGCGGCGACTGCCCGGGCAAGACCGAGCTTTCGGCCGACATCCTGCGCCGGGCCGACATCGTCGTCGAATACGCGCCGCAGACCCGGATCGAGGGCGAGATCCAGCAGCTCGCGCCCGACCATCCCGTCACCGAACTGTGGGAGGTGCTGACCGGCGCCAAGCCCGGGCGGACCGGCCGCGACCGCGTCACCGTGTTCGATTCGGTCGGCTTCGCGATCGAGGATTTCTCGGCGCTGCGCTACGTCCACGACCGCGTGAGCGAACACGCCGGTTTCGTCGAGCAGCTCGACATGATCGCCGACCCGGACGAGCCGCGCGACCTCCTCGGCATGCTGCACCGGGCCGAGACGACCGGTCAGGTCGCGGCCTGA
- the metC gene encoding cystathionine beta-lyase, with translation MSKDDKATADVHTRLAHGGRDPRAQHGFVNPPVYHGSTVTFPDVETMLSGRQRYHYGRRGTPTTDALTGLLAELDGAAGVVLCPSGLSAISTALLSLASAGDHVLITDSAYGPTRHFADGVMKRMGISVDYYDPTIGAGIAALMRPNTRVVMTEAPGSQTFEMQDVPAVAAAARDHGAFTVMDNTWATPVYFRPLDHGVDVALMAATKYVVGHSDVMMGTVAANDRAWPLLKAFHGDSGLCCGPDDVNLALRGLRTMAVRLARHQESALAVAGWLETRPEVAKVLHPALPSHPGHALWRRDFSGASGLFSFVTREMPLKAVAAMLDGLAYFGLGYSWGGFESLAIVADPRKIRTATTWNEPGHLVRLHVGLEDPDDLIADLASGFDRMNAVREG, from the coding sequence ATGTCGAAGGACGACAAGGCCACCGCGGACGTCCACACCCGCCTCGCCCACGGTGGGCGCGATCCGAGGGCGCAGCACGGTTTCGTCAATCCGCCGGTCTACCACGGCTCGACCGTGACCTTCCCCGACGTCGAGACCATGCTGTCGGGCCGGCAGCGCTACCACTACGGCCGCCGCGGCACGCCGACCACCGACGCGCTGACGGGCCTGCTCGCCGAGCTCGACGGTGCCGCGGGCGTGGTGCTCTGTCCGTCCGGCCTGTCGGCGATCTCGACGGCGCTGCTGTCGCTCGCCTCGGCCGGCGACCACGTGCTGATCACCGACAGCGCCTACGGCCCGACCCGCCATTTCGCCGACGGCGTCATGAAGCGGATGGGCATTTCGGTCGACTATTACGACCCGACCATCGGCGCCGGCATCGCCGCCCTGATGCGGCCGAACACCCGCGTGGTGATGACCGAGGCGCCGGGCTCGCAGACCTTCGAGATGCAGGACGTCCCCGCCGTCGCCGCGGCTGCGCGCGACCACGGCGCCTTCACGGTGATGGACAACACCTGGGCGACGCCGGTCTACTTCCGCCCGCTCGACCACGGCGTCGACGTCGCGCTGATGGCGGCCACCAAATACGTGGTCGGCCATTCCGACGTGATGATGGGCACCGTCGCCGCCAACGACCGGGCGTGGCCGCTCCTGAAGGCCTTCCACGGCGACAGCGGCCTCTGCTGCGGGCCCGACGACGTCAACCTCGCGCTGCGCGGTCTCCGGACCATGGCGGTGCGCCTCGCCCGCCACCAGGAGAGCGCCCTCGCGGTCGCCGGCTGGCTGGAGACCCGTCCGGAGGTCGCCAAGGTGCTCCACCCGGCCCTGCCCTCGCACCCCGGCCACGCGCTCTGGCGGCGCGACTTCTCCGGCGCCTCCGGGCTGTTCTCCTTCGTGACCCGGGAGATGCCCTTGAAAGCGGTCGCCGCAATGCTCGACGGCCTCGCCTATTTCGGCCTCGGTTATTCGTGGGGCGGCTTCGAGAGCCTCGCCATCGTCGCCGACCCGCGCAAGATCCGCACCGCCACCACCTGGAACGAGCCCGGTCACCTCGTCCGCCTCCACGTCGGCCTCGAGGATCCCGACGACCTCATCGCCGACCTCGCGAGCGGCTTCGACCGCATGAACGCGGTACGCGAGGGGTAG
- the eno gene encoding phosphopyruvate hydratase has product MTAIIDIVGRQIFDSRGNPTVEVDVILEDGSMGRAAVPSGASTGAHEAVELRDGGPAYLGKGVTKAVAAVNDEIFAALGGMDAEDQLLIDQTMIDLDGTPNKARLGANAILGVSLAVAKAAAEAAGLPLYRYVGGPNARYLPVPMMNIVNGGVHADNPIDFQEFMIMPVGAGSIADAVRIGSEIFHTLKKGLKTAGHNTNVGDEGGFAPNLGSATEALDFVVSSIEKAGYKAGEDVFLALDCASTEFFKDGKYHYEGEGVVRTIEEQVAYLAKLAADYPIISIEDGMAEDDWDGWKLLTDTIGSKVQLVGDDLFVTNSTRLRRGISSGTANSILVKVNQIGTLSETLDAVETAHKARYTAVMSHRSGETEDSTIADLAVATNCGQIKTGSLARSDRIAKYNQLIRIEEELGPQARYMGRGILKG; this is encoded by the coding sequence ATGACCGCCATCATCGACATCGTCGGCCGTCAGATCTTCGACAGCCGCGGCAACCCGACCGTCGAGGTCGACGTGATCCTCGAGGATGGCTCGATGGGCCGGGCGGCGGTGCCGTCGGGCGCCTCGACCGGCGCCCACGAGGCCGTCGAACTGCGCGACGGCGGTCCGGCCTATCTCGGCAAGGGCGTCACCAAGGCGGTCGCCGCGGTCAACGACGAGATCTTCGCGGCGCTCGGCGGCATGGACGCCGAGGACCAGCTCCTGATCGACCAGACCATGATCGACCTCGACGGCACGCCGAACAAGGCGCGCCTCGGCGCCAACGCCATCCTCGGCGTGTCGCTGGCGGTCGCCAAGGCCGCGGCCGAGGCCGCCGGCCTGCCGCTCTACCGCTACGTCGGCGGCCCGAACGCGCGCTACCTGCCGGTGCCGATGATGAACATCGTCAACGGCGGCGTCCACGCCGACAACCCGATCGACTTCCAGGAATTCATGATCATGCCGGTCGGCGCCGGCTCGATCGCCGACGCGGTGCGGATCGGCTCGGAGATCTTCCACACGCTGAAGAAGGGCCTGAAGACCGCCGGCCACAACACCAACGTCGGCGACGAGGGCGGCTTCGCCCCGAACCTCGGCTCGGCCACCGAGGCGCTCGACTTCGTGGTGTCGTCGATCGAGAAGGCCGGCTACAAGGCCGGCGAGGACGTGTTCCTGGCGCTCGACTGCGCCTCGACCGAGTTCTTCAAGGACGGCAAGTACCATTACGAGGGCGAGGGCGTCGTCCGCACCATCGAGGAGCAGGTCGCCTATCTCGCCAAGCTCGCCGCCGACTACCCGATCATCTCGATCGAGGACGGCATGGCCGAGGACGACTGGGACGGCTGGAAGCTGCTGACCGACACAATCGGCTCGAAGGTGCAGCTGGTCGGCGACGACCTGTTCGTGACCAACTCGACCCGCCTGCGCCGCGGCATCTCGAGCGGCACCGCCAACTCGATCCTGGTCAAGGTCAACCAGATCGGCACGCTGTCGGAGACGCTCGACGCGGTCGAGACCGCCCACAAGGCCCGCTACACCGCGGTGATGTCGCACCGCTCCGGCGAGACCGAGGACAGCACCATCGCCGACCTCGCCGTGGCCACCAACTGCGGCCAGATCAAGACCGGCTCGCTCGCCCGTTCGGACCGGATCGCCAAGTACAACCAGCTCATCCGCATCGAGGAGGAGCTCGGTCCGCAGGCCCGCTACATGGGCCGCGGCATCCTGAAGGGCTGA
- a CDS encoding PleD family two-component system response regulator, which yields MTARILVVDDIAANVKLLEARLSAEYFDVQTAISGLEALDRLERAPFDIVLLDVMMPGMDGFEVCRRIKANPKTALVPVVMVTALDQSSDRIKGLEAGADDFLTKPVGDVQLITRVKSLVRLKQLSDELHLRATQGRMAIDERAALAEIARGEPGDVLVVDDRPSSYERIQRTLEPEHRVVVETKPQEALFRAAEEPFDLVVVNLSLQGYDALRLCSQLRSLDRTRTIPILIVAEPEDNARLLRGLDLGVNDYLVRPMDRQELLARTRTQVRRKRYAEKLRDSVQLTMEMAVMDGLTGLNNRRYLETQLATFVSHAVQRNRELSLLIVDIDHFKRVNDTYGHDAGDDVLREFAKRMRKCVRGIDLACRYGGEEFVVVMPDTDARVAGIVAERLRQRIAAESFPIAGGTRQIEVTISVGLASVDTVGDTPEAILKRADNALYEAKRSGRNRVVAAAA from the coding sequence ATGACCGCACGCATCCTGGTCGTCGACGACATCGCCGCCAACGTGAAGCTGCTCGAGGCGCGGCTGTCGGCCGAGTATTTCGACGTCCAGACCGCCATCTCCGGCCTCGAGGCTCTCGACCGGCTCGAACGCGCGCCGTTCGACATCGTGCTGCTCGACGTCATGATGCCGGGCATGGACGGCTTCGAGGTCTGCCGCCGGATCAAGGCCAACCCGAAGACGGCGCTGGTGCCGGTGGTGATGGTCACCGCGCTCGACCAGTCGTCTGACCGCATCAAGGGGCTCGAGGCCGGCGCCGACGACTTCCTGACCAAGCCGGTCGGCGACGTCCAGCTGATCACCCGGGTGAAGAGCCTCGTCCGCCTGAAGCAGCTCAGCGACGAACTGCACCTACGCGCGACCCAGGGCCGGATGGCGATCGACGAGCGCGCCGCGCTGGCCGAGATCGCGCGCGGCGAGCCCGGCGACGTGCTGGTGGTCGACGACCGCCCGTCGTCCTACGAGCGGATCCAGCGCACGCTGGAGCCCGAGCACCGGGTCGTCGTCGAGACCAAGCCGCAGGAGGCGCTGTTCCGCGCCGCCGAGGAGCCCTTCGACCTCGTGGTGGTGAACCTGTCGCTGCAGGGCTACGACGCGCTGCGGCTGTGCTCGCAGCTTCGCTCGCTCGACCGCACCCGCACCATCCCGATCCTGATCGTCGCCGAGCCCGAGGACAACGCGCGCCTCCTGCGCGGGCTCGACCTCGGCGTCAACGACTACCTGGTCCGTCCGATGGACCGCCAGGAACTGCTGGCGCGCACGCGCACCCAGGTGCGGCGCAAGCGCTACGCCGAGAAGCTGCGCGACAGCGTCCAACTGACCATGGAAATGGCGGTGATGGACGGCCTGACCGGCCTCAACAACCGGCGCTATCTCGAGACGCAGCTCGCGACCTTCGTCTCCCACGCGGTGCAGCGCAATCGCGAGCTCTCGCTGCTGATCGTCGACATCGACCACTTCAAGCGCGTCAACGACACCTACGGTCACGACGCCGGCGACGACGTGCTGCGCGAGTTCGCCAAGCGGATGCGCAAGTGCGTCCGCGGCATCGATCTCGCCTGCCGCTACGGCGGCGAGGAGTTCGTGGTGGTGATGCCGGACACCGACGCGCGCGTCGCCGGCATCGTCGCCGAACGGCTGCGCCAGCGCATCGCCGCCGAGTCGTTCCCGATCGCCGGCGGCACGCGGCAGATCGAGGTGACGATCTCGGTCGGCCTCGCCTCGGTCGACACCGTCGGCGACACGCCCGAAGCGATCCTGAAGCGGGCCGACAACGCGCTCTACGAGGCCAAGCGCTCCGGCCGCAACCGCGTGGTCGCCGCCGCGGCCTGA
- a CDS encoding response regulator — protein sequence MAKTVLIVEDNELNMKLFHDLLEAHGYRTIQTRNGIEALDLARAHHPDLILMDIQLPEVSGLEVTKWIKEDDDLRAIPVIAVTAFAMKGDEERIRQGGCEAYISKPISVSKFLETVRAYLGEG from the coding sequence ATGGCAAAGACCGTACTCATCGTGGAGGACAACGAGCTCAACATGAAGCTCTTCCACGATCTGCTCGAGGCGCACGGCTACCGCACGATCCAGACGCGGAACGGCATCGAGGCGCTCGACCTCGCCCGCGCCCATCATCCCGACCTGATCCTGATGGACATCCAGCTGCCCGAGGTCTCGGGGCTCGAGGTCACCAAGTGGATCAAGGAGGACGACGACCTGCGCGCCATCCCGGTGATCGCGGTCACCGCCTTCGCCATGAAGGGCGACGAGGAGCGGATCCGCCAGGGCGGCTGCGAGGCCTACATCTCCAAGCCCATCTCCGTGTCCAAGTTCCTGGAGACGGTGCGCGCCTATCTGGGCGAGGGCTGA
- a CDS encoding DUF3572 domain-containing protein, producing the protein MTTAEAEDVAIRGLAFLAGDPEALGRFLALSGIGPRDLRNAAAEPGFLAGVIEFFMADEALLLAFSLNAGIRPTMLAAARHALAGAAGEEF; encoded by the coding sequence ATGACCACCGCCGAGGCCGAGGACGTCGCCATCCGCGGCCTCGCCTTCCTCGCCGGCGACCCGGAGGCGCTCGGGCGCTTCCTCGCGCTTTCGGGCATCGGCCCGCGGGATCTGCGCAACGCCGCGGCGGAGCCCGGGTTCCTGGCCGGGGTGATCGAGTTCTTCATGGCCGACGAGGCCCTGCTGCTGGCGTTCTCGCTCAACGCCGGGATCCGGCCGACGATGCTGGCCGCCGCCCGCCACGCGCTCGCGGGCGCCGCCGGAGAGGAGTTCTGA